A single window of Polaribacter sp. SA4-10 DNA harbors:
- the ilvD gene encoding dihydroxy-acid dehydratase, with protein sequence MNLNKHSRRLTQDESQPASQAMLYAVGLTDEDMQKAQVGIASTGYDGNPCNMHLNNLAAEVKIESKIAGLVGLGFNTIGVSDGISMGTSGMNYSLASRDIIADSIETVMNAQSYDALISVVGCDKNMPGAVIAMLRLNRPSIMMYGGTIASGNYKGRKLNIVSAFEALGQKMAGEIEEDEYREIIKRAIPGAGACGGMYTANTMASAIECMGFSLPYNSSIPAENPNKLSEAERTAAAIKNLLELDLKPLDIITKKSLENAIAIVNALGGSTNAVLHFLAIAHAADIEFTLEDFQKVSDRTPLIADLKPSGKYLMEDVHGVGGTPAIMKYLLDNGYLHGDCMTVTGKTLAENLASVEAMEFDHQDVIYPKDNPLKSSGNIQIIYGNLATEGAVAKISGNEGLLFEGKAVVYDGEQAANTGISNGEVARGDVVVIRYVGPKGGPGMPEMLKPTSLIMGAGLGKSVALITDGRFSGGTHGFVVGHITPEAQSGGTIGLLETGDTIRISAEDNSINVLISDEELAERKARWVAPALKHKKGILYKYAKTVASASKGCITDA encoded by the coding sequence ATGAATTTAAATAAACACAGTCGTAGATTAACTCAAGATGAATCTCAGCCAGCATCACAAGCAATGTTGTATGCAGTAGGTTTAACTGATGAAGACATGCAAAAAGCGCAAGTAGGAATTGCAAGTACGGGTTATGATGGTAATCCATGTAACATGCACTTAAACAACTTGGCTGCAGAGGTGAAAATTGAAAGTAAAATTGCAGGTTTAGTTGGTTTAGGGTTTAATACTATTGGTGTTTCAGATGGAATTTCTATGGGAACTTCTGGAATGAATTATTCATTAGCATCAAGAGATATCATTGCAGATTCTATAGAAACAGTTATGAATGCACAAAGTTATGATGCATTAATTTCTGTTGTAGGTTGTGATAAAAATATGCCAGGAGCAGTTATTGCTATGTTGCGTTTAAACCGTCCATCAATTATGATGTATGGTGGTACAATTGCATCAGGAAATTACAAAGGAAGAAAACTAAATATTGTTTCTGCATTTGAAGCTTTAGGGCAAAAAATGGCAGGAGAAATTGAAGAAGACGAATATAGAGAAATTATAAAAAGAGCAATTCCAGGAGCTGGAGCTTGTGGAGGAATGTACACTGCAAATACAATGGCTTCTGCTATAGAATGCATGGGCTTTTCTTTGCCTTATAATTCATCAATACCTGCAGAAAATCCTAATAAATTATCTGAAGCAGAAAGAACAGCTGCAGCAATAAAAAACTTATTAGAATTAGATTTAAAACCGTTAGATATTATTACTAAAAAATCTTTAGAAAATGCAATTGCAATTGTAAACGCTTTAGGAGGGTCTACAAATGCAGTATTACACTTTTTAGCAATAGCACACGCAGCAGACATTGAATTTACGTTAGAAGATTTTCAAAAAGTAAGTGATAGAACTCCGTTAATTGCAGATTTAAAACCCTCTGGAAAATACTTAATGGAAGATGTTCATGGAGTTGGAGGAACGCCTGCAATTATGAAATATTTATTAGACAATGGCTATTTACATGGAGATTGTATGACGGTTACAGGTAAAACATTGGCAGAGAATCTAGCAAGTGTTGAAGCGATGGAGTTTGATCATCAAGATGTAATTTATCCAAAAGATAACCCATTAAAATCATCAGGTAATATTCAAATAATATACGGAAACCTTGCAACGGAAGGTGCAGTAGCAAAAATCTCAGGAAATGAAGGATTGCTTTTTGAAGGAAAAGCAGTTGTTTATGATGGAGAACAAGCAGCAAATACAGGGATTTCAAACGGAGAAGTAGCAAGAGGAGATGTGGTCGTCATTCGATATGTTGGACCTAAAGGAGGACCAGGGATGCCAGAAATGTTAAAACCAACTTCTTTAATTATGGGAGCAGGTTTAGGTAAATCAGTTGCTTTAATTACTGATGGTCGTTTTTCTGGAGGAACTCATGGTTTTGTGGTCGGGCATATTACACCAGAAGCACAATCTGGAGGCACAATTGGTTTATTAGAAACGGGTGATACCATTAGAATTAGCGCAGAAGATAATTCAATAAATGTTTTAATTTCTGATGAAGAATTAGCAGAAAGAAAAGCAAGATGGGTTGCTCCAGCATTAAAACATAAAAAAGGAATTTTATACAAATACGCAAAAACAGTTGCATCTGCTTCAAAAGGATGTATTACTGACGCTTAA
- the leuB gene encoding 3-isopropylmalate dehydrogenase gives MKYTIAVIPGDGIGPEVTNQAKKALNAVADVYNHVFIFKEAQMGSCAIDETGDPLPAATIKICKDADAILFGAIGDTKYDNNPSAQVRPEQGLLRLRKELGLYCNVRPVKAYEQLIDNSPLKREVITGTDIAIYRELTGGIYFGIKELSEDKQTAFDGCTYTVKEISRITHLAFKAAQNRKKKVTLVDKANVLETSRLWRKTVSEIAKEYKDVTIEYMFVDNAAMQMILNPKQFDVILTENLLGDIISDVASVMGGSIGILASSSIGDENALFEPIHGSFSQAAGKDIANPIASILSAALLLEHLGLHEEADAIERAVEKSLVLGITTEDIKGKTSFFATTSKVGDFIADYIMHQDDSNMNFKNIHTGQSTII, from the coding sequence ATGAAATATACAATTGCAGTAATTCCAGGAGATGGAATTGGCCCTGAAGTAACAAATCAAGCAAAAAAAGCACTAAATGCCGTTGCGGATGTTTACAATCATGTTTTTATATTTAAAGAAGCTCAAATGGGTTCTTGCGCAATTGATGAAACAGGAGATCCATTACCAGCCGCAACTATAAAAATATGTAAAGATGCTGATGCCATTTTATTTGGAGCAATTGGCGATACTAAATATGATAACAATCCTTCAGCACAAGTAAGACCAGAACAAGGTTTATTAAGGTTGCGAAAAGAATTAGGTTTGTATTGTAATGTTAGACCAGTAAAAGCATATGAGCAGTTAATAGATAATTCTCCGTTAAAAAGAGAGGTTATTACAGGAACAGATATCGCTATTTATAGAGAGTTAACTGGAGGAATTTATTTCGGAATAAAAGAGTTAAGTGAAGACAAGCAAACTGCTTTTGACGGATGTACTTATACGGTAAAAGAAATTTCTAGAATTACTCATTTAGCATTTAAAGCAGCACAAAACAGAAAGAAAAAAGTAACCTTAGTAGATAAAGCAAATGTTTTAGAAACTTCTCGTTTATGGAGAAAAACGGTTTCTGAAATAGCAAAAGAATACAAAGATGTAACCATAGAATATATGTTTGTAGATAATGCTGCAATGCAAATGATTTTAAATCCAAAACAGTTTGATGTAATCCTTACAGAAAATTTGTTAGGAGATATTATCTCTGACGTAGCAAGTGTTATGGGAGGTTCAATAGGAATATTAGCATCTTCATCAATAGGAGACGAAAACGCTTTGTTTGAGCCAATTCATGGTTCTTTTTCACAAGCAGCAGGAAAAGATATCGCAAATCCGATCGCATCAATTTTATCAGCAGCACTGTTATTAGAACATTTAGGTTTGCATGAAGAAGCAGATGCAATTGAAAGAGCCGTAGAAAAATCATTAGTTTTAGGAATCACAACAGAAGATATAAAAGGTAAAACTTCATTTTTTGCAACTACTTCAAAAGTAGGCGATTTTATTGCAGATTATATAATGCATCAAGATGACAGTAATATGAATTTTAAGAATATTCATACCGGACAAAGTACTATTATATAG
- a CDS encoding 2-isopropylmalate synthase, whose protein sequence is MQDNKVQIFDTTLRDGEQVPGCKLDTTQKLVIAERLDLLGVNVIEAGFPVSSPGDFTSVSEIAKIIKNATVCGLTRAVENDIKVAAAALKYAKFPRIHTGIGTSDSHIKFKFNSTREKVIERAIGAVSYAKSFVEDVEFYAEDAGRTDNEYLARVCEEVIKAGATVLNIPDTTGYCLPEEYGAKIKYLRENVRGIENVILSCHCHNDLGMATANSIAGVINGARQIECTINGIGERAGNTALEEVVMVLKQHPYLNLETSINTKLLYDTSILVRESMGMPVQPNKAIVGANAFAHSSGIHQDGVIKNRETYEIMDPEDVGVTESAIVLTARSGRAALAYRSKKIGYELTKVQLDVAYSAFLETADKQKEVKDDDIHAIMHVVNKISKIAIA, encoded by the coding sequence ATGCAAGACAATAAAGTACAAATATTTGATACCACTCTTAGAGATGGTGAACAGGTTCCGGGTTGTAAATTAGATACAACTCAAAAATTGGTAATTGCTGAAAGATTAGATTTACTAGGTGTAAACGTTATTGAAGCAGGTTTTCCGGTTTCTAGTCCAGGTGATTTTACTTCGGTTTCAGAAATTGCGAAAATTATAAAAAATGCGACAGTTTGTGGGTTAACTAGAGCTGTAGAAAATGATATTAAAGTTGCAGCAGCCGCTTTAAAATATGCAAAGTTTCCAAGAATTCACACGGGTATTGGTACAAGTGATTCGCATATAAAATTCAAATTTAACTCTACTAGAGAAAAAGTAATAGAACGTGCTATTGGTGCAGTTTCTTATGCAAAATCTTTTGTAGAAGATGTTGAGTTTTATGCTGAAGATGCAGGGAGAACTGATAATGAATATTTAGCAAGAGTTTGTGAAGAAGTAATTAAAGCAGGTGCAACTGTTTTAAATATTCCAGATACAACAGGATATTGTTTGCCTGAAGAATACGGAGCAAAAATAAAATATTTAAGAGAAAACGTGAGAGGAATAGAAAATGTAATTCTTTCTTGTCATTGTCATAATGATTTAGGAATGGCAACAGCAAATTCAATTGCAGGCGTAATTAATGGAGCACGTCAAATAGAATGTACCATAAATGGTATTGGAGAACGTGCAGGAAATACAGCTTTAGAAGAAGTTGTAATGGTTTTAAAACAACACCCTTATTTAAATTTAGAAACAAGTATTAATACAAAATTATTGTACGATACAAGTATATTGGTTCGTGAAAGTATGGGAATGCCAGTGCAGCCAAATAAAGCAATTGTTGGAGCAAATGCATTTGCTCATAGTTCAGGAATTCATCAAGATGGCGTTATAAAAAATAGAGAAACCTATGAAATTATGGACCCTGAAGATGTTGGTGTTACAGAAAGTGCAATCGTTTTAACAGCAAGAAGTGGTAGAGCTGCTTTGGCTTATAGGTCTAAGAAAATTGGTTACGAGTTAACTAAGGTACAGTTAGATGTTGCTTATTCAGCTTTTTTAGAAACTGCAGACAAGCAAAAAGAAGTAAAGGATGATGATATTCATGCTATTATGCACGTAGTAAATAAAATTTCAAAAATTGCTATAGCGTAA
- the thrA gene encoding bifunctional aspartate kinase/homoserine dehydrogenase I, whose translation MKVLKFGGSSVANSENIKKVLDIISKASKSQKVAVVVSAFGKTTNNLLAGATEALEDIESAKKTLNSIKEVHFEVIDHLIIKNIKEVDKEVTYLFDRLASIYSGIFLLQELSDKTLAKVSSFGERLSSYIIANAAKELFDANHKESRDLVITNDDYLNAQVNFKATNKNIISFFKENKHQVTILGGFISSNIEGETTTLGRGGSDFTASIYAAALNADELQIWTDVSGMYTANPRVVKQAYPISEISYEEAMELSHFGAKVLYPPTIQPALRKEIPIRIKNTFDPESAGTLICKHPENGNEVKGISHIEDISLITLEGGGMIGIPGFSKRLFETLSLQKINVVFITQASSEHSICVGVYENDAKKAKELLDETFSIEIDRKKIKPIIVENDLAIIAVVGESMKNHQGLSGQMFSALGRNNVNIRAIAQGSSEKNISAVINKYNAKKALNILHEQFFEERTKQLNLFVTGVGNVGERFLAQLHQQKKFLKENLKLNIRVIGIANSRKMAFDNHGIDLNNWKEALENGEPTTLALFYQKVKEANHRNSVFIDNTANQQVSEVYESYLRDSISVVTCNKIACASSFDNYKTLKHVSRKYNASFLFETNVGAGLPIIDTLKNLINSGDRVQKIQAVLSGSLNFVFNNFNENSTFHDVVAAAQKEGYTEPDPKIDLSGVDVARKILILARESGYQLELEDIANNAFLPEDSLKTDTNDTFYASLTKNEAHFQNIFKEANDKECRLKYVAEFVDGKANVGLQHIPSDHPFYNLEGSDNIVLFFTDRYPENPLIIKGAGAGADVTASGIFADVIRIANK comes from the coding sequence ATGAAAGTATTAAAATTTGGCGGTTCTTCAGTCGCAAACTCAGAAAACATAAAAAAGGTTTTAGACATCATTTCTAAAGCTTCAAAAAGCCAAAAAGTTGCAGTTGTAGTTTCTGCTTTTGGAAAAACAACAAATAATTTATTAGCGGGTGCTACTGAAGCTTTAGAAGATATTGAATCCGCTAAAAAAACCTTAAATTCAATTAAAGAAGTACACTTTGAAGTAATTGATCACTTAATTATCAAAAACATAAAAGAAGTTGATAAAGAGGTTACTTATTTATTTGATCGATTAGCGTCTATTTACTCAGGTATTTTTTTATTACAAGAATTATCTGACAAAACATTGGCTAAAGTTTCTAGTTTTGGCGAAAGACTTTCTTCCTACATCATCGCAAATGCTGCAAAAGAGTTATTTGATGCGAATCATAAAGAAAGTAGGGATTTAGTAATTACCAATGATGACTATTTAAATGCACAAGTAAATTTTAAAGCTACTAATAAAAATATTATTTCATTTTTTAAAGAAAACAAACATCAAGTTACTATTTTAGGTGGGTTTATTTCTTCTAATATTGAAGGAGAAACAACTACTTTAGGAAGAGGTGGATCTGATTTTACCGCTTCCATTTATGCAGCTGCTTTAAATGCTGATGAATTACAAATCTGGACAGATGTTAGTGGCATGTATACTGCAAACCCAAGAGTTGTAAAACAAGCGTATCCTATTTCAGAAATTTCTTATGAAGAAGCAATGGAATTGTCTCATTTTGGTGCAAAAGTTTTATATCCACCAACAATTCAACCTGCATTAAGAAAAGAAATCCCTATCAGAATTAAAAATACTTTTGACCCAGAAAGCGCTGGAACTTTAATTTGTAAGCATCCTGAAAACGGAAATGAAGTTAAAGGAATTTCTCACATCGAAGACATTAGCTTAATTACTTTAGAAGGTGGTGGAATGATTGGAATTCCTGGTTTTTCTAAACGTTTGTTTGAAACACTTTCTCTTCAAAAAATTAATGTCGTTTTTATTACGCAAGCTTCTTCAGAACATTCTATCTGTGTGGGTGTTTATGAAAACGATGCAAAAAAAGCAAAAGAACTTTTAGACGAAACTTTTAGCATAGAAATAGACAGGAAGAAAATAAAGCCAATTATTGTAGAAAATGATTTGGCAATTATTGCTGTTGTAGGTGAAAGCATGAAAAACCATCAAGGTTTAAGCGGACAAATGTTTAGCGCCTTAGGAAGGAATAATGTAAATATTAGAGCAATTGCGCAAGGTTCATCAGAAAAAAATATCTCTGCTGTCATCAATAAATACAATGCAAAAAAAGCTTTAAACATTTTACATGAGCAATTTTTTGAAGAAAGAACAAAACAGTTAAACTTATTTGTAACGGGTGTAGGAAATGTTGGTGAGCGCTTTTTAGCACAATTACACCAACAAAAGAAATTCTTAAAAGAAAACCTGAAATTAAATATTAGAGTTATCGGAATTGCAAATTCCAGAAAAATGGCTTTTGACAATCATGGTATCGATCTAAATAATTGGAAAGAAGCATTAGAAAACGGAGAACCTACAACGTTAGCTCTTTTTTATCAAAAAGTAAAAGAAGCAAACCATAGAAATAGTGTTTTTATAGATAATACTGCAAATCAGCAAGTTTCTGAAGTGTATGAAAGCTATTTACGCGATAGTATTTCTGTAGTAACTTGTAACAAAATAGCGTGTGCTTCTAGTTTTGATAATTACAAAACTTTAAAACACGTTTCTAGAAAATACAATGCATCTTTCTTGTTTGAAACAAATGTTGGTGCAGGTTTACCAATTATAGACACCCTTAAAAATTTAATAAATTCTGGAGATCGCGTTCAAAAAATTCAGGCAGTTTTATCTGGAAGTTTAAATTTTGTTTTCAATAACTTTAATGAAAATTCAACTTTTCATGATGTTGTTGCAGCTGCGCAGAAAGAAGGATACACAGAACCAGATCCTAAAATTGATTTAAGCGGTGTTGATGTTGCTCGTAAAATTTTAATTTTAGCGAGAGAAAGTGGTTATCAATTAGAATTAGAAGACATTGCTAACAATGCTTTTTTACCTGAAGACAGCTTAAAAACTGATACTAATGACACTTTTTACGCTTCACTTACAAAGAACGAAGCGCATTTTCAAAACATTTTTAAAGAAGCAAATGACAAAGAGTGTCGCTTAAAATATGTGGCAGAATTTGTTGATGGAAAAGCCAATGTTGGTTTACAACACATTCCTTCAGATCATCCCTTTTATAATTTAGAAGGAAGTGATAATATTGTATTGTTTTTTACAGACAGGTATCCAGAGAACCCTTTAATCATAAAAGGCGCTGGAGCTGGTGCAGATGTTACTGCTTCTGGTATTTTTGCAGATGTAATTAGAATAGCGAATAAATAA
- a CDS encoding homoserine kinase, giving the protein MDYLKIFAPATVANVSCGFDSLGFAVDAIGDEMTFTKTTEKGVKITNITGADLTYNVDENAASAVVKKVLDEANADFGIELTIHKGFSPGSGLGSSAASAAGAAFGANQLLGNIYSDLELTKFAMFGEEVACGAPIADNVSAAIYGGFVLVRSYEPLEIIKLPVPSELRVVAIHPQIAIKTKDARDVLPTEIALKDAVTQWANVGGLISGLYTDNYNLISNSLVDIIAEPARKGLIPFFDNVKNSALKAGALGAGISGSGPTIFALCKGDEVANTVYKSIEESYKNTGIDFEMFISKVNHEGIKIKNSY; this is encoded by the coding sequence ATGGATTATTTAAAAATTTTCGCTCCTGCAACGGTTGCTAATGTTTCTTGCGGATTCGATTCTCTTGGTTTTGCTGTTGATGCAATTGGAGATGAAATGACGTTTACAAAAACAACTGAAAAAGGCGTGAAAATAACCAATATTACGGGTGCTGATTTAACCTATAATGTTGATGAAAATGCAGCAAGTGCAGTTGTTAAAAAGGTTTTGGATGAAGCAAATGCCGATTTCGGAATTGAACTTACAATTCATAAAGGGTTTTCACCCGGAAGCGGACTAGGAAGTTCTGCGGCAAGTGCTGCTGGTGCTGCTTTTGGTGCAAATCAATTATTAGGAAATATATATTCTGATTTAGAGTTGACAAAATTTGCCATGTTTGGGGAAGAAGTTGCTTGTGGAGCTCCTATTGCAGACAATGTTTCTGCAGCAATCTATGGTGGTTTCGTTTTAGTAAGAAGTTACGAACCCTTAGAAATTATAAAACTACCTGTACCAAGTGAGTTGAGAGTGGTTGCAATTCATCCACAAATAGCAATAAAAACAAAAGACGCCAGAGATGTTTTACCCACAGAAATTGCCTTAAAAGACGCAGTTACGCAATGGGCAAATGTTGGTGGTTTAATTAGTGGTTTATATACTGATAACTACAACTTAATCAGTAATTCTTTAGTAGATATCATTGCAGAACCTGCTCGTAAAGGCTTAATTCCGTTTTTTGATAACGTTAAAAATAGCGCACTAAAAGCGGGAGCTTTAGGTGCTGGAATTAGCGGTTCTGGTCCAACAATTTTTGCCTTATGTAAAGGTGATGAAGTTGCTAATACCGTTTACAAAAGCATTGAAGAAAGTTATAAAAATACTGGAATTGATTTTGAAATGTTTATTTCAAAAGTAAATCACGAAGGAATAAAAATTAAAAATAGTTATTAG
- the thrC gene encoding threonine synthase: protein MNYYSLHHKSPISTFKNAVVEGLAKDRGIYFPDNITPLSKEFIANISEYTHHEIAYEVIKQFVGDEIPTEKLKDIIAKTVSFDFPLVKIDDNIASLELFHGPTMAFKDVGAKFMAQCLEYFNKDSDDEVTVLVATSGDTGGAVANGFLGAKGVKVVILYPSGKVSDIQEKQLTTLGQNITALEVDGVFDDCQEMVKTAFLDEEITKTLTSANSINVARWLPQMFYFFFAYKELHKKHKELIFSVPSGNFGNICAGIMAQKLGLPIKHFVAATNINDTVPNYLVDGIYKPKLSKATISNAMDVGNPSNFIRIQELFNNDLETLKRAFSSYSFTDDETRETMKKIYTNSGYVADPHGAVGYLGLKKYGLKENEFGVFLETAHPVKFLDVVEKTLPVKVEIPEQIKKIIDNTKVAIKATSYEDLKAYLMK, encoded by the coding sequence ATGAACTACTACAGTTTACACCATAAATCACCAATATCAACTTTTAAAAACGCAGTTGTAGAAGGTTTAGCTAAAGATAGAGGTATCTATTTCCCAGATAATATCACGCCACTTTCAAAAGAATTTATTGCGAATATTTCTGAATACACACATCATGAAATTGCTTACGAAGTAATCAAGCAATTTGTAGGTGATGAAATTCCGACTGAAAAACTAAAAGACATTATTGCAAAAACAGTTTCTTTCGATTTTCCTTTGGTAAAGATTGATGATAACATCGCTTCTCTAGAATTGTTTCACGGACCAACAATGGCTTTTAAAGATGTTGGCGCTAAATTTATGGCACAATGTTTAGAGTACTTCAATAAGGATAGTGATGACGAAGTTACTGTTTTAGTAGCTACTTCTGGAGACACAGGAGGCGCTGTTGCAAATGGATTTTTAGGAGCAAAAGGCGTAAAGGTTGTTATTTTATATCCTTCAGGAAAAGTAAGTGATATTCAAGAAAAACAATTAACAACTTTAGGTCAGAATATTACTGCGCTAGAAGTTGATGGCGTTTTTGATGATTGCCAAGAAATGGTGAAAACCGCTTTTTTAGATGAAGAGATTACAAAAACATTAACCTCAGCAAACTCTATAAATGTTGCACGTTGGTTGCCACAAATGTTTTACTTCTTCTTTGCGTATAAAGAATTACATAAAAAACACAAAGAGTTAATTTTTTCGGTTCCTAGTGGAAACTTCGGAAACATTTGTGCAGGAATTATGGCACAGAAATTAGGGTTACCTATTAAACACTTTGTAGCAGCTACAAATATAAATGATACCGTTCCTAATTATTTAGTGGATGGAATCTACAAACCAAAACTATCTAAAGCTACTATTTCTAACGCGATGGATGTTGGTAACCCAAGTAACTTCATTAGAATACAAGAATTGTTTAATAACGACTTAGAAACCCTTAAAAGGGCTTTTTCTTCTTATAGTTTTACGGATGATGAAACGCGAGAAACAATGAAAAAAATCTACACCAATTCTGGCTACGTTGCAGATCCTCATGGAGCTGTTGGTTATTTAGGTTTAAAAAAATACGGATTAAAAGAAAATGAGTTTGGTGTTTTTCTAGAAACAGCGCATCCCGTAAAATTTTTAGATGTTGTAGAAAAAACGTTACCCGTTAAAGTAGAAATCCCTGAGCAAATTAAAAAAATAATAGACAATACTAAAGTGGCTATAAAAGCGACTAGTTACGAAGATTTAAAGGCTTATTTGATGAAATAA